From the Deltaproteobacteria bacterium CG2_30_66_27 genome, the window CTCCTTCAGGGAGATCGTCTGCGGCCTGCGCTGCGTCGGGCGGGCATACTCGAGGAACTCCGTGACCACGCCGTTCAGCCGGTCCGCCTCCTCGACGATGATGTCGAGGAACTCCCGGTCCTTCGCCCGCGCCTCGCGGGTGAGGAATTGCGCCGCCCCCTTGATCACCCCCGCCGGCGTGCGGACCTCGTGGGCCAGCCCCGCCGCCAGCTCCCCGACCGTCGCGAAGTGCTCCCGACGCTGGATCCGCTGCTGCTGCCGGATATTCTCCACCGCCAGCGCGATCCCATCGAGGAAGGGGATGAGCAGGTCCATTTCCCGGAACGACGGCCGCTTCCCTCTCCAGTGAAAAAGGACGACGGCGGCGAGGGCCCCCCGCAGGAAGAGGGGGATCGAGGCGTCGAACGAGTCGTCCCAGATCGCCACGTCCGCGGCCTTCGACCCGCCGTGCTCCATGATCCGCAACGCGGGATACCGTTTCGTGAAGCGGGAGAATGCGCGCATGTACTCGTCGGGACGCACGGGAAGCGTGCCGATCCCCTCGTCGGTTCCCCCCTCGGGCCGGATCCACAGCAACGCGCGCTCGACGAAGGGGATCTGCGCCAGGGCATCTTCCACGGTTCGGCCGATCTCCGAAAGGGACGTCGATTCAGGCAGCTTCCGCGCGAAGCCGGACAACACCGACTGGACCCGGCGCGACTGCCGGACGAGCAGGTCCGCGGAGATGCCGCCGAGTTTGCGCATCAGGAACGGATAGAACGAGAGCAGGAAGAACGAGATGAGGAAAACCCCCGCGAGGGGAAACCAGAACTTCCGGCCGGAGAGGATCTCCATCGCTCCGAAGACCACGGCGAAGGCGAAGATCTGAATGACGAGCACGACCGCGCGTCCGACGATGTCGGGAAGCTCGAAGAAGTGGAGGTGCAGGATCCCCGTCGCCATGAAGTAGAAGAAGACGAGCACCGCGAACGCCGCCAGCGGAGGGAAGTCGACTCCCGTGCCGGGAAGGAAGTTGAGCGGCGCCACCAGGCTGGCGATTCCGCCCCCCACGACGAGGAACTGGTACTTCTTCCGCTCCACGGAAGAAGGGGAATCACGGAACCCGTGGCGGACGATGACGTACAGCCCCGCACCGAGGTACGGGTAGACGAACAGGAGCGCGGCGACGTTCCACCAGGGAGAGTCGAGGGCCGGAGCGTAAAAAATCGTCGCCGCGAACGCGACACTCGCCCAGACGCCCGCGACGAAGGCCGCCGGAAGCCAGCGAGGACGCGTCCGCACCGCGGCGCCGCAGTAGCGAAGGACGAAGGGGGGGATGAACATCACCCCGGCCAGGCTCACCTTGTGCCAGAAGGCCGACGGGAGCGTCTTCCACAGGTACTCGGGGAAGCACCACAGGAAGATGAGGAGGGAGAGGTCGGAGAACGCCCTCGCCTCCGCGTCCCCCCGCGCGAAGACGCGCAGGTACACCGCGATGGCGAACGCCACCACCGCCGCGACCAGGCTCCCCTGCGCGTAATAATCCACGTTGCCCCCGCCGAACGCCGGAATGGAAACGGGCAGGCCCGCATTTCTCACCAGGGTTCGTCGCGAGGCGGTGGAGACCGGCATGGATACAATGCGCGGAATCTCCCGCAATAGCCCGTCGCTGCTCGTGCTTCCCGCGGACCGCTCCCGCGAGCCGCCGAAAGCCTATCAGGTGAGTCGGGCCTCGGCCGCCTTCCAGTTCACGTTCCGGAAAAACGCCGCGATGTAGTCGCCCTTCTTCAGCCCGTAGTCGACCATGAAGGCGTGTTCGAACACGTCCATGACGAAGATCGGGGCCGCCCCGGTCGGGTTCCCCACGTCGTGCTCGTTGACCCACTGGTTGAAGAGGCGGCCACCCTCCTTGTCCTGGTAGAGGACGACCCAGCCGATCCCGCGCAGCGCACCCGTGGCGCGGAAATCCGCCTCCCACTTCTCCACACTGCCGAACTCCGCGGCGACCGCCTTCCCAAGCTTCGAAGCCGGATCGAGAGCGCCCTTGCCGCCCAGGTTTCCGAAATAGAGCTCGTGCAGGCGCATCCCGTTCCATTCCCAACCGAAGCGACGCTTCAGCTCGGCGTACTCCGGGGTGGCCGTTTTCCCCTCCGCGAGCATCCCCCCGAGAAGGTCCGACAGCTTGTTCGTGTTCGTCACGTATCCCTGGTAAAGCGTGAAGTGGTTCTTGAGCAGCGTCTCGCTGAAACCGTCCATCCCGACCAGCTTCCCGAAATCCTTCGCAGCGTAAGGCATCACGTACCTCCTTTCGCGATTTCTTCGCCACAGGGTATCATACTGCGGGACCGGGACACGGGGCGGGGAGGATTATTGCCGTGAATGGAAAGAGCCCGCACGGCGTTACGGCCGACGGGCCCTCTCCCACATCGTTCCGCCGCGGTTGCGGCCGCGATCTCCGCGTTACTTCCCCGCCGCCTTCTTCTTCCGGCCTTCCGCCAGTTTCAACGCCAGCCCCTTCTCTTGGGCGATCTTCCTCTTCGCCTCGGAATATTTCCGGGCGACGAGGGGGGTCTTCGACGGGACGCCGAACGTCTTCCTGTACTCCTTCGGCGTCATCTGGTGGCTGACGGCGATGTGCTTCTTCAGCGTGGTGAATCCCTTGCCGCAAACAAGACAAACGACCTTGTCGGCGCCAAACGCCTTGTTCACCGGAACGGCCGGTTTTAACTCCCCGGAAACTCCAGCCCCTTCCTCGCCCTCGGATCCGGCAAGGTTCATCAATTTCTGGAACACCGACTGCAACTCCTCGAGAAGTTCTTCCTTTCCCATCTCGTTTACCGAAGCGTGCGCGGACACAATATCCGTCGTGAGCTCCAACAGCGCCTTCTTGTCCATGATTCCCTCCAAGGATTTCTTTTATAGCCCCGTCAGTTTCCACGTATTATCCTTCGATGTCAATACTACATCGTGGTATTTCCTGAAAGATAAAATCCACGCTCCAGAAGAAAAGCGGGGCCATGCCCTATATAATGACGCAATTCCTGAAGGAAAGGACCGCCCCGTCACGGATCGCGCCCCGATAAACCCGACGCCCGACGCCCGCGGAACGATCCCGAAGCCCATCCTCGTCGCGTGCGGGCTGACGCTCGTCCTGTATCTCGGGGCCTACATGCGCCTCCCGCTGGTCCCGTTGTTCGCGCGGGGACTGGGAGCCTCGACCGTCGACGTCGGAATGATCAACGCCGGCTTCATGCTGGCCGCCGCCGCCCTCGCCCTCCCGCTGGGCCTCATGTCCGACCGTCTCGGGCGCAAGCGACTCATCCTTGCAGGGATGGGGATCTCCTGCCTGACCTCCCTTTTCCTGCTCGTGGCCCGGACTCCTCTGCACGTCGGGCTGATCTACCTTTTCTCCGGGGTGGGACTTGCCTGCTTCTCCCCCGCGATGATGTCGTACGTGGGGGATTCCAGCCCGCCGAACTTCCTCGGACGCGCGTACGGGTGGTACACCTCCGCCCTGTACCTTGGGATGGCGCTGGGGCCGGGATTCGGCGGAGCCGTCGCGACGAAAGGATTCGAGACCGCCTTCGCGGTCTCCGCCGCGATCATCGGCGCGGGGGTGATCGGGGCCGGCTTCCGTGTCGGGAACCCCGCCCCGCCGGCCCCGCGGCCCTCCGCGGGCGGGCGCCTCCGGGAGGACTTCGGAGAGATCCTCCGCAACCGCGCCGTGCTCGGGTGCTGGGTCGCCACCTTCTTCTCGACGTACGCGTGGGGGTCGCTGTTCGCCTTCTTCCCCCTGTACGCCAGGGACCTCGGGATCTCGGTCGCCCAAACCGGACTCATCTTCACGACCCAGGCGGGCGTCAACGCCCTCTGCCGGATCCCGATCGGCCACCTCCAGGACCGGACGGGGAACCGGCGCTCCTTCATCCTCTGGGGGAACGCCCTGTTCGGACTCTGCATCGCCCTCACCGGAACGGCGCGGGGGCCGCTGCCGCTCTACCTTCTCTTCGCCGGCGTCGGCGCCATGATGGCGGCGACGTTCACGGCGGTCGGCGCCGTCCTGTCGGAATCGGTGGCCACGCGCGTCCGTGGATTGGCGATGGGGGGGTACAACACGTGCATCTACGGCGGGTTCATGACCTCCGCGGTAACGCTCGGGTTCGTGATCCAGCGGATGGGGTACACGGCGGGGTTCGCGGTCGCCGGACTGTCGTGCGCCGTCGCGACGGCCGGAGTGGCCGTCCTGCTCAAGCGGGGGCGGTAACCGGGGGGTACACGCTCTCGGCCTCGGCGACGAGGCGGTCGATCAACTCCTTCACGCTCGGGATGTCCTTGATCTTCCAGACGTTCTCCCCCGTAAAGACCAGCCCTTCCTCCGTGTCCCCGTCACGGGACATGTCAAGGCGGTCGATGATGCAGAAACTGTGGCTGCAGCACTTCAGGCACCCACGCTTGCATTCTCCGTCGTAGACGTCCCCTCCGCCGAACAAGCGCTCCAGGAACGGGTTGCGGATCGCGCGTCCGGGCAGCCCCACCGGGGACTTGATCAGGACCACGTCCTCCTTGCGGGCGTTCAGGTACGTCTGCTTGAAGCGGTCGGACACGTCGCACTCCTTCGTGAGGACGAAGCGCGTGGCCATCTGCACCGCGTCGGCGCCGAACTTCCCCAACATCTCCGCGATCTCGAAGCCGTTGGTAATCCCGCCCGCGGCGATCAGGGGGACTTTCTTCACCACCTTGCGGACCTCGGGAAACAACTCCCGCAGCGGCCGGTCGGTGCCCAGGTGCCCGCCCGCCTCCTTCGCCTCCACGACGATCGCGTCCGCGCCGCTTCGCTCCGCAAGTCTGCCGAACTCCGGGGAGGAGATGATAGAGACGATGGGAACATTGTGATCCTTCCCCACCTTGAAGACGTCGCGGGAGAACCCGGCGCCGGTGACGATCATGTCCACCCCCGCCTCGATCGACGCCTTGACTATGTCCATGAACTGCTTGACCGCGAACATGATGTTGACGGCCACGATGCCGCTCGTCATCCGCTTCGCCTTGCGGATGTCCTCCTTCAGTTCGTCGATCGGGATGCCGGAGCCTCCGATCGTGCCGATCCCGCCGCAGTCGGCCACGGCCGCCGCAAGCGACGACGTGGAAACGCGGACCGACATCCCCCCCTGGATAATCGGTATCCTTGCCTTGAACCGGCCGATGGTAAGTTCCGGAAGTTTCACGATCCCCCCCAACCTGATTATGTAAACTTCAATTGTAACCGAAAACATTGTTTGGGGCTTTTGAAAATACGATATGGCTCATATTCACACGGAGCAGGGGACGGCCCGCCCCGGCAGGAGAGCCGTCCGGAACGGACGGCCGGGGAGCGCCTCGCGGCGACTGTCGGCCGCGATCCGGGAAAGCGGCAGAACCTCGTAGCCGCAGTCGAACGCTCCGCGCAGGATCTCCGTGAAGGCGTCCCGCCAGATCCCCCCTTCCGCCTCGGCGTGCACCGGAAGAACGTGGACCTCCCCGGCGTCGAGCGCGGAGAGGATCCGGGGAACCCCGTTCCTGCCCCCGACCTCCTCGAGGCACGGCAGGTCGGAGGGGACCTCGACGAGGCCGGTTCCCTCGAGGACGAACGGAGCCGTGGCCCGCGTGCAGCTCAGGTATTCGAGCGGAAACTCCCGCAGCACGGCCACCGCCTCTTCCGTGAGCGTCCAC encodes:
- a CDS encoding superoxide dismutase, producing the protein MPYAAKDFGKLVGMDGFSETLLKNHFTLYQGYVTNTNKLSDLLGGMLAEGKTATPEYAELKRRFGWEWNGMRLHELYFGNLGGKGALDPASKLGKAVAAEFGSVEKWEADFRATGALRGIGWVVLYQDKEGGRLFNQWVNEHDVGNPTGAAPIFVMDVFEHAFMVDYGLKKGDYIAAFFRNVNWKAAEARLT
- a CDS encoding 2-nitropropane dioxygenase — its product is MKLPELTIGRFKARIPIIQGGMSVRVSTSSLAAAVADCGGIGTIGGSGIPIDELKEDIRKAKRMTSGIVAVNIMFAVKQFMDIVKASIEAGVDMIVTGAGFSRDVFKVGKDHNVPIVSIISSPEFGRLAERSGADAIVVEAKEAGGHLGTDRPLRELFPEVRKVVKKVPLIAAGGITNGFEIAEMLGKFGADAVQMATRFVLTKECDVSDRFKQTYLNARKEDVVLIKSPVGLPGRAIRNPFLERLFGGGDVYDGECKRGCLKCCSHSFCIIDRLDMSRDGDTEEGLVFTGENVWKIKDIPSVKELIDRLVAEAESVYPPVTAPA